The Natator depressus isolate rNatDep1 chromosome 8, rNatDep2.hap1, whole genome shotgun sequence genome window below encodes:
- the FABP6 gene encoding gastrotropin: protein MAFTGRYEVESEDNYDAFVKCIGIPSDIIEKGRNFKIVTEVAQNGNDFVWTQIYPTGQSMTNKFTIGKEADMETMGGKKFKATVKMEDGKVVADFPNYHHTAEIAGGKLVEISTAGGVTYKRVSKKVA from the exons ATGGCTTTCACGGGCAGATATGAAGTGGAAAGTGAAGACAACTATGACGCCTTCGTGAAGTGTATTG GTATCCCCAGTGATATCATTGAAAAGGGAAGGAATTTCAAGATTGTCACAGAAGTGGCACAGAATGGAAATGACTTCGTCTGGACCCAGATCTACCCAACAGGCCAGTCCATGACCAACAAATTCACCATTGGCAAGGAAGCAGACATGGAGACAATGGGAGGTAAAAAGTTCAAG GCAACTGTTAAAATGGAAGATGGGAAAGTGGTTGCTGATTTCCCTAACTACCATCATACTGCAGAGATTGCTGGAGGAAAACTAGTAGAG ATCTCTACAGCTGGTGGTGTAACCTACAAAAGAGTCAGCAAAAAGGTGGCTTAA